The following DNA comes from Pseudodesulfovibrio alkaliphilus.
GCCCACGGATCACCAAAACCGAAGTCAGGCTCGGCTCCGCCGACATATCCATCCTCTCGGGCTCGGGTGCTCTCAACAACTTCTTCCTCGGCAACCCCGAGGGTTTCTCCATGCCAAGCGCCCTGGAATGCAAAACTATTTGGGTCAAGGTGGTCAAGGAATCCCTGGCCACAGACACCATAGTCATCGAGGAAATCATCGTGGACGGCCCGATCGTCAGCTATGAACGGCGCGGCAATACCGACAACTTCAAGACCATCCTGAACAATATCAATCAGACCGTGGCCAGCGAGAAAAAAACCGCCCCTGCCGAACAGGAGGCCACCGGGGCCGAAAAAACCATCCAGATCAACAACTTCATCGTCAAAAACGGACGTATCAATGTGGGCGGTTCCCTGCTTGACGCCTTTGGCGCGGACAAGGGCGTGGGCATCGCCCTGCCCGACATCCACATGAAGGACATCGGCAAGGACAAGAAGACCACCCCGGCAGAGGCCTTTGCCCAGGTCCTGGCCGAGATGACCGGCGATGTCGCGGGAACAGTCACCCAACTCGGCCGCGAACTATCCAAGACCCTGGGCAAGGCCATGGAGGGGGCAAGCGAAGGCGCCAAATCCCTGGGCTCCACGGTCAAGGGTCTCTTCGGCTCGGAGTAGTCGCAGACGGGGCCGCGCCAAACCAGGGCGCGGCCCCATTACATTAATATATAGAGCACTGTCCGGGCTCCCGCTCCCCGCCCTGCGAAACAACGCCATGCCACACCCCGCACCCTACACAGCCCATCCCCTCACCGAGCCTGACGGCCTCGTGGATGTCCGCATCCAGATCAACGGCAAGACCTGGCACCTCTGGGGCCGCAAGGGGCAAGAGCGCGAACAGACCCTGGCCGCGACCGTGGAGCCGGGCCGTCTGCCGGTGCTCATCGGGGCCGGGCTCGGCCACTGTCTGCGCTCTCTCGCCGCGCTGGGCGGCCCGGTGGCCGTGGTGGATCGCGAAACCTCCATTGAAAAGATCACCGGGGTACGCCGCCAAATGGAAGAACACCCGGCCGTGACCTGGGTCGACGATGGTGAGCCACAGGCCGTGCTGGACCGGCTCCAGCGCTGGCGTGCCGCCCATGGCCACGCCCCGCCGCAGCCGATGATCATCCCCCTGTATCAAAGACTCGATCCGGCCTATTACGGCTCCATCGCCCATGCTCTCAAAGCAGAGGCGAAAGCGGACTTCCGTGCCGAAGCCGCCTATCCCAAATTCCGCTCGAAGATGCCGCGTGTCCTGTTCCTCGACTCCAGCTACTTCCTGTGCGGGGAGATTGTGGCCGCCCTGGCCCGGCTCGACACTCCCCACCGCACCCTGCCCCTCGGGCGCACCGCCACCGGCAGCACCCGGTTCATCGAAGACCTGCTCCATGCCGTTCTTGACTTCCGGCCCGACTTCGTGCTGACCGTCAACCACTTCGGCCTCGACCGCGAGGGACGGCTGGCCGGTCTTCTGGCCGAGCTGGGACTCCCCCTGGCGTCCTGGTTTGTGGACAATCCGGCCCTCATCCTGCACGACTACGCCCACCCCGGAGCGGACAACACGGCGGTCTTCACCTTTGACGCGGGCAACCTTGCCATGTTGCGTTCCCGGGGTTTCGCCCGCGTACAATACCTGCCCCTGGCCACGGACCCTGAGCGGTTCCGCCCGGGACTCGGCACGACCGCTCCGCCGCAGTGGGCCGCCAGGGTCTCCTTTGTGGGCAACTCCATGGCAGGCCCAGTGGCCCGGACACTGGAGATCGCGACTCTTCCCGAAGCCATGCGGGACCAATACCCGGAGGTGGCTGCCGAGTTCGGCGCATCAGGCCAGACCGATGTACGGGGCTTCCTCCTGTCCCGGCGCCCCGACTGGCGCACCGCCCTTGACGAACTGCCCACCCCCGAGCGCCGACTGGCCCTGGAGTCGCTGCTCACCTGGGAAGCCACGCGCCAATACCGGCTGGCCTGCGTCCGGTCCATCCTCGGCTTTTCCCCGCTCATCGTGGGCGACGAGGGCTGGCTGCCCCAGCTCGGCCGTTCTAACGACTGGCGCAGACTGTCGCCGCTGGACTACTATGCTGATCTGCCCCGCTTCTACCCCCTCAGCGAGGTCAGCCTCAACTGCACCAGCCGCCAGATGGCCGGGGCGGTCAACCAGCGGGTCTTCGACGTTCCGGCCTGCGGCGGATTCGTGCTCACCGACAGGCGCGAGCAGATGGACGATCTCTTCGAGCCGGGAACCGAGGTCATCGCCTATGACAGCCCGGACGAGATCCCGGCCCTGACTGCCGAGCTGCTGGCCGACCCGGCCCGGCGCGAAAACGTCTCAAGCGCCGCCCGTGCGCGCATCCTGGCCGAGCACACCTATGATCTCCGGCTGCGCACCCTGCTTGCAGCCATGCGCGAGACCTTCGGCGGCTGAGCGCCGCCCGCCCCCTCATCCCTGCTTTTTCTCGCCGTCTGGCCACCGTGGCGGCCAGGATTTCCCGCCCATGTTCACATTGACTTCACGATCAAAAAAAACATTCACACAACCTAAAGTTTTCCATTGGCCGGACGATCAGTAGGGCAACACAAGAAAGGTCTGCCCGGTAATCCACACCGCCGGAACAACGGATCTTAGGCAAGGAAGCCGAAACACTTTCAAGGAGGAAATTATGTCCCTGGTTATCAACAACAACCTGATGGCGATGAACGCCGCCCGCAACCTCGGCTCTTCGTACGGAGCCCTGGAACTTTCCACCCGTCGTCTGTCCTCCGGCCTGCGCATCACCACGGCCGCGGATGACGCCGCCGGTCTGGCAGTCCGCGAACTCATGCGCGCGGACATCACCTCCCTGACGCAGGGTATCCGCAACGCCAACGACGCCATCTCCCTCATCCAGACGGCTGACGGCGCCCTGGCCGTCATCGACGAAAAGCTGATCCGCATGAAGGAACTGGCCATGCAGGCGGCCACGGGTACTTACAACTCCGACCAGCGCCTGATCATCGACTCCGAGTACCAGGCCATGGCCTCGGAAATCACCCGTATCGCCAACTCCACGGACTTCAACGGCATCTATCTGCTCAACGGCAACCTCTCCGGCGAACACATCGGCTCCGGCCTGGCCACCACAGGCCAGTTGAAGGTCCACTTCGGTACTGGCAACGACTGCTCCGAGGACTACTACTACATCCAGATCGACAACGCCACGGCCTCGGCCCTGGGTGTCGGCTCCGGCATCGGAAGCGGCGCTGGCCATTCGATCTCGACCCAGGCCATGGCGCAGGCGGCTCTGGATGTCCTGAACAACGCCATCATCTCCAAGGACAAGATCCGCGCCAACCTCGGTGCCCTGCAGAACAGGCTGGAGAACACCGTGACCGTTCTGGAAACCCAGGCACTGAACGTCTCGGCTGCCGAGTCGCGCATCTCGGACGTGGACGTGGCCCAGGAGATGACCCAGTTCGTCCGCAACCAGATCATGACCCAGGCCGCCGTCTCCATGCTGGCCCAGGCCAACTCCCTGCCGAGGATGGCCCTGTCCCTCATCGGCTAGACGCACTCAGGGTCCCAAACCCAGCGCACTCAGGCCGGGCCCTCCCCAACGAGGGTCCGGCCCTTTGCTTTCAACAGGTTATGAAGATCGGCACTGGCACCCGGATTGCATTCCACAAGGCAGCGCATAGCAACCGGAAAAAACTTCCGACAGGAAAACGCCATGGCAGACGGAACATACTCCTCTGGTTCGATCAATTTCTCCGGCCTGGGAAACGGCACGGACTTCAACAAGCTCATCGAGGGGCTCCTTGATGTCGAGCGCAAACGTATCACCCGGCTTGAAAACTGGAAAAGCTCCTGGCAGCAAAAGAACGACCAGTTCTCCGCCCTCAACACGCAGATGCTCAACCTCAAGACAACCCTTGAGGAGTTCGACACTGTCGATGAATTTCTGAAGAAGGTCGTGACCAGCACCGACACCACGCGGCTCACGGCCACGGCCACGAGCAAGGCGCTGGAGACCAACGCCACCATCGAAATCGGCCAGCTCGCGTCCAACGATGTGCTCATCACGGCCTCGGGAGCCAGCTCGCTGAGCACCGCCATCACCTCGACCAACACGTTCTTCAAATTCTCGTACGCTGGCGAGACATACACCATCAACGACATCCCGGCGGGAACAACCCTCGAGAACTTCGTCAATATCATCAACAGCCACCCCGACTCCCGCAGCCGCATCCGGGCCTCCACAGTGTACGACGGCTCGGTCTACCATCTGCAGATCAGCGGGCTCGACCAGGGCAGCGAAAACCAGCTGGTCATCTCGGACGAAGGCGACATCATCTTCGGCGGTTCCTCCTTCCGCGAGACGCAAAACGCGGTCAACGCGCAAATCCGGGTCAACGGTTTTCCCTCTGCGGGCGGCGGCTGGATAGAGCGTTCGTCCAACTCCATTACTGACGTGCTCGAAGGACTCACCCTCAACCTGCACGACGCCGAGCCGGGCCGCACCATCAAACTGACCACGACCACGGACACGGCGGGGATCCGCGGGACCATCGACAAATTCGTCAGCTCGGTCAACGAGATCCGCGCCCAGATCATCAAGCTGACCAAGGTCAACGACGACGGCGAGGGCTCCATCCTCACCGGCAACTACGGCGTTGACATGATCGCCCAAAAACTCAAGAACATCACGGCCGACATCGGAATCGGCTTCACGGTTTGGGACCCGGAGAACATGACCGGAGACCGATTCTCGGCCCTTTCCCAGCTTGGCATCATGACCGACGCGGAACAGGGTTCCCCAACCTACGGTCTGCTCAAGATCAATGAGGACATGTTTGAAAAGGCCATGGCCGAGAACGATCCCGAGGCCATTGCCAAGCTCTTTGCAGCCAACAACTTCGGCGAAAGCCAGTCCCCTGATTTTACCTTCTCATCCCTGATCGAAGGCACCACCAAACCCGGCGCCTACAAGGTGGAGGTGGTCAGCGACGGCACCAAGATCATCAGCGCCACCATCAACGGCGAAGAGGCATCCATCGACGGGTGGGAAATCACAGGCAAGTCGGGCAATGCGCTGGGCATGGCCGTGCGCCTTGACAACATCTCGGCCGGAACCCACTCGGGGACAGTCTCCATCAAGACCGGCAAGGTCGGCGAGATGATCGAGGAACTCAAAGAGCTGACCAAGCCCTACAGTAAATTCACCTTCGAAGGCGGCCCCCTCTCGGTCCTGCAGGACAACTACAAAGACATCATGAACTCCATCGACGACAAGATCGCCTTTGAGACAAAGCGCATCAATAAGATGGAGACCAACCTCAAACTCAAATTCGCGCGCCTTGATGCGCTGCTTGGCCAGTACGAACGAATCCAGGGGCAGCTTGGCTCCTCAATCGCACAACTGGACGCATAGAAGACCACAGGAGGATGGCTGAATGACCAACCCCGCAAGGGCATATCTCACCACCCAGGTCGAAACGACCACGCAGGGCGAACTGCTGATCATGCTTTATGATGCGGCGATCAAGTTCCTCAAACGCGCCAGGATCGAAATGGAGAACAAGGACTACGCCAAAAAGGGCATATACATCTCCAAGGCCATGGCCATCATCCACGAGCTGGCCGAAAGCCTGAATAAGGAAAAGGGCGGCGACATCACGCCCAAGCTGAACCAGCTTTACATGTTCTGCACCTCGCAGTTGCTCAAGGCCAACATCCGCATGGACATCAAGATGATTGATGATGTCATCAGAATTCTCGACGGACTTCGCTCGGCCTATGCCCAGATCATTCCGGGGCAGGCGGGCAAGAGCAACCCAGCCCAGACCGTGCAACGACCAGCCCCGCCGCCCGTGCCCGGCATGGGCTCAATGCCGGCCATGACAGCCAACTCCATGGCGGGCAGGCCCCAGGCGACCAGCCCGGCCGCAGCGGCATCCACGCCGTCACTCGGGCCAGCCGCTCGGGAGGCGGCCCAGCCTGCCGCCCCAGAAGTACAGGCCGGGCCGGAGCAATCGACGCAGCCCGACCAGAAAAAGCAGCCGCAGCAAGCGCCGCCAAGCCTGGCTGAACCGCCAAAGCTGCGCACCGCCTTCAACGCGGCCAAGCTTCGCGCCGCCAACGCCTATACCAATAACAACCGATGATCCCGTCCGGCCCCTTGGAGGGGCCGGACTTACGTCGCCCCATGCGCCGTGTTTACAAGACAGACGCCTTGTGTCACTTTCCGGCCATGCCCCATTCCCCTGTCCGCGTTCTGCACATCGTCAACACCCTCGGGCTCGGCGGGACTGAAAAGGCCATGCAGCTTTTCCTTGCCCACCTGGACAAGAACCGCTTCCAACCCGCCGTCTTTTCTCCCCAGGACGGCCCGCGTGCCCGCCAGATCAGGGCTCTGGGCGTCAAGACATTCATCGGCGGCGACCTGCTGACCGAACTCCAGCGGCTCAAACCGGCCATCGTACACATCCACCGCGCAGGCTGGCCCGAAACGCACACCCTGCGGACAATCCGCCTGGCCAGAGTGCCCGTTGTGGTGGAAACCAATGTCTTTGGCAGGCACGACCCCAGCTCTTCTGCGGAAGTCATCGACCACACCCTGTTCGTTTCGCGCTTCTGCCTTGAACGCTATGCCCGGCACACGGGCATTTCACCGACCGCACATCGGTACTCGGTCCTGCCCAACCCCGTGGACACCGACACCCTCAATGCCGCGTCGCCTTCAAAGCGCGATTTCACCGCCATGGCGGCGGCACGCGTCTCGCGGCCCGATCCGGGCAAATGGTCGCGGTTGGCGCTGGATTTCGTCCCCGAAGTGGTCCGGGCCATCCCGAACTTTCGCTACCATATCGTCGGGGCCATCCCCGATGCCGTGAACTTTGCCCGGACAAAGGGCCTTGATCGTCACATGGTCTTTCACGACACCCTGGCCTCGGACACCGACATCGCCGCCTTTCTCGCCCCGGTCTCCCTGCTGGCCCACGCCAACGATACCGGCGAGTCCTTCGGGCTGGTCATTGCCGAGGCCATGGCCTGCGGCCTACCCGTAGTCACCCACCCCTGCCCCGGCATGCGCGACAACGCCCAGCTCGAACTGGTGGAACACGGCGTCACCGGACTGGTGGCCAGCAACGCCACAGAATACGCCAAAGCGGTAATCCGCCTCCTCACCCACCCGGAGGAGGCGCAGCGCATGGGACGGGCCGGACGCGAAAAAATCGCCGCCCTCTGCAGGGCGCAGACGGTGACGGCACGACTCGAAACCCTGTACCAGGACTTGCTCGCCCGCAAAGGAATACCATCATGAGCGTCTCCCTCCTCGCCACATACACCGACGCGGTACTCGACTTCGCTCTTGGGGCGCCGCCCTCCGCCACCCCGATACCACGCCCCGCCAAACCCTCGGACGAGGACATCGCCGCCTTTGTCCGGCGCACCCTCCGGCTGGCCGAAAAAAGCGGCGCGGATCGCCTCGTGCTGCTGGGTCTCGGCTCGGGCGCCATCCCCGCAGCCCTCAAGGCCGCCATGCCTGAAACCATGGCCCTGACCGTCTGCGAGATGGACCCGGACGCGGCCCGCGCCTTTCTGGACGCCAACCCGGACTGGCGCGACAGCTCGGAACGGGCCTGCGTCATCGCCGACGCCTCGCCCTGGGCGCAGCTGTGTCTGCTGGCTCTCTCGGGTGCCAACGCCCAAAACAGCGCCACAGCCCTGACCCCGGACCTGGAAGCCACGGACCGGGCACGGCTCCAGTCCCTGCAACGCCTCTTTGTCAGCGCCCGGCCGCATCAGGCCCTCAACAGCGCCCTGCTCAGCCATGTGGCGGTTCAGGCACCGGACTTGAGCGTGGGCGTAATCCTCAGCCCGGACGAGCCCGGACTTGACGACTTCTTCGGCCAGTTTCCAGACTGGGTTCGCGAGGTGGTGGTGATATGGGACGCAGAAAATATCCCGGACCGCGCCTACGCCTGCGCCGCTCCGATGCGTCATCTGGCCCGCCCCCTGGACGATTTCGCCACCCAGCGCAACCACATGCTTGCTCACTGCTCGGGCGACTGGGTTCTCTACCTTGACGGCGACGAGTGCTTCAGCCAGGATGTCTGGAGCCTGTTCACCGCGCTCATGCTCATCAAACGCCTTGAAGCATGCTATTTTCCGCGCATGACCCTGTATCCCGACGAGAGCCGCTGCAAGGTTGGCTTCGGCCTGTGGCCCGATCTTCAGTTGCGGCTGTTCAGAAACCGCCCCGGTTTGCGCTTCGAGCGACCTGTTCACGAGCGCCTGTGCGGCATCTCGGGCCGCACCGCCCTGGCCCTGGACGCGCCCATCCTGCACCTGAGCCGGATACGCAAGACCCCGGAACAACTGGCAGCCAAGCTTGAGCGCTTCCGTCAGGCAGGCGGCCCGGTCCATCGACTGAACAGCGAATACCCCCATCTGCCGCGCACCCTGTTTCCCGAGGCGGCCTTCATCTCGGGCGCATTGCAGACCCTGCTGCTGGAGGACAACCCGGCCTGAGCCCGGCGCAACGCGTTGCGCATCGCTTGATTCTTCCATATAAAATGGATACGAGCATGCAGCTTGAACCAAAACGTCATTCAAGGAACGACGATGGAAATACTTTGCCCGCACTGCCAGTTCAGCCGCGAGGTTGACGAGTCGAAAATCCCGGCCCGTTCCCAGATCGCCACCTGTCCCAAGTGTCAGACCAAATTCAAATTCCGCGACCTCCCGGACGAGGAGGATTTCGCGCTGGAAAACCCGGAGCCCTCCCGTCAGGATGACGCGGCCCTGGCCAGCGACAAACGGGAAACCCTACACCGCGAGACCGACAGCGGCCATGACGCGGACATGGAACCGGCCAACGGGATCGAAATGGACCCCGCGCCAAGGGATGAACCGCAATCCATGCCAAGGGTCGAACCCGAAGACGCCTTCCCCGGCCTGCCCGGGGACGACGACACGGCAGGACAGGAAAAGCACGAACGGCCAGCCAGGGACAATGCCGACGCCGAAGACGACGCACTCTGGAACCGGCTCAACGACATGCGGCCACCCCGGACAGGACACCGCTCCGACAGGGACCAACCGGAACAGGCCAACTCCGGCCCCGAGCCTATTCCGGGCTGGACCGGCGAATTCAACGAATCTTTCCCGGACCCCATGGACGATAACCCGACTGACCACAGCGTCGACGAAACAATGGGCGAGGCCGGCCCCCAGGTGCCTCCGCCTTTCGAACAGCTCGACCGCTACGGATTCTTCCCCGGCCTGTTCCTGACCGTCAAACTGATCCTGCGCACACCCCGCCTCTTCTTCGCGGTCATGCCGGTGGGCGGCGGACTGGCCAAACCCTTGACCTTCACCATCCTGGTGACCATGATCCAGGGACTGGCGCAATACTTCTGGCAGGCGGCCGGACTGTCCACCTCCATGGGAGCGGCCTCGCCCGAAGCCGGAGGCGGCGCGGCCGAGGCACTGATGATGCTGCTGTTCATGCCCGCCATCATCGCGGCCGGGCAGTTCGCCATCACGGGCGTCTACCATCTGCTGATGATCGCGATGCGGGCCGACAGCCAAGGCTTCGAAGGCACATTCCGCGCCCTGGCCTACGCCAACGCCCCGCTCATCCTGGGCGTCTTCCCCATGCCCGGAATGCAGGTGGAGATAGGCTGGATGGGCATCGTTGCCGTCTGGGTGCTCATCCTGACCATCATCGGCCTCAAATACATCCACAAGGCCAGTTATTCCAAGGTGGTGCCCGTGGCCCTCATCCC
Coding sequences within:
- a CDS encoding glycosyltransferase family protein, producing the protein MPHPAPYTAHPLTEPDGLVDVRIQINGKTWHLWGRKGQEREQTLAATVEPGRLPVLIGAGLGHCLRSLAALGGPVAVVDRETSIEKITGVRRQMEEHPAVTWVDDGEPQAVLDRLQRWRAAHGHAPPQPMIIPLYQRLDPAYYGSIAHALKAEAKADFRAEAAYPKFRSKMPRVLFLDSSYFLCGEIVAALARLDTPHRTLPLGRTATGSTRFIEDLLHAVLDFRPDFVLTVNHFGLDREGRLAGLLAELGLPLASWFVDNPALILHDYAHPGADNTAVFTFDAGNLAMLRSRGFARVQYLPLATDPERFRPGLGTTAPPQWAARVSFVGNSMAGPVARTLEIATLPEAMRDQYPEVAAEFGASGQTDVRGFLLSRRPDWRTALDELPTPERRLALESLLTWEATRQYRLACVRSILGFSPLIVGDEGWLPQLGRSNDWRRLSPLDYYADLPRFYPLSEVSLNCTSRQMAGAVNQRVFDVPACGGFVLTDRREQMDDLFEPGTEVIAYDSPDEIPALTAELLADPARRENVSSAARARILAEHTYDLRLRTLLAAMRETFGG
- a CDS encoding flagellin; translated protein: MSLVINNNLMAMNAARNLGSSYGALELSTRRLSSGLRITTAADDAAGLAVRELMRADITSLTQGIRNANDAISLIQTADGALAVIDEKLIRMKELAMQAATGTYNSDQRLIIDSEYQAMASEITRIANSTDFNGIYLLNGNLSGEHIGSGLATTGQLKVHFGTGNDCSEDYYYIQIDNATASALGVGSGIGSGAGHSISTQAMAQAALDVLNNAIISKDKIRANLGALQNRLENTVTVLETQALNVSAAESRISDVDVAQEMTQFVRNQIMTQAAVSMLAQANSLPRMALSLIG
- the fliD gene encoding flagellar filament capping protein FliD; this encodes MADGTYSSGSINFSGLGNGTDFNKLIEGLLDVERKRITRLENWKSSWQQKNDQFSALNTQMLNLKTTLEEFDTVDEFLKKVVTSTDTTRLTATATSKALETNATIEIGQLASNDVLITASGASSLSTAITSTNTFFKFSYAGETYTINDIPAGTTLENFVNIINSHPDSRSRIRASTVYDGSVYHLQISGLDQGSENQLVISDEGDIIFGGSSFRETQNAVNAQIRVNGFPSAGGGWIERSSNSITDVLEGLTLNLHDAEPGRTIKLTTTTDTAGIRGTIDKFVSSVNEIRAQIIKLTKVNDDGEGSILTGNYGVDMIAQKLKNITADIGIGFTVWDPENMTGDRFSALSQLGIMTDAEQGSPTYGLLKINEDMFEKAMAENDPEAIAKLFAANNFGESQSPDFTFSSLIEGTTKPGAYKVEVVSDGTKIISATINGEEASIDGWEITGKSGNALGMAVRLDNISAGTHSGTVSIKTGKVGEMIEELKELTKPYSKFTFEGGPLSVLQDNYKDIMNSIDDKIAFETKRINKMETNLKLKFARLDALLGQYERIQGQLGSSIAQLDA
- the fliS gene encoding flagellar export chaperone FliS, with protein sequence MTNPARAYLTTQVETTTQGELLIMLYDAAIKFLKRARIEMENKDYAKKGIYISKAMAIIHELAESLNKEKGGDITPKLNQLYMFCTSQLLKANIRMDIKMIDDVIRILDGLRSAYAQIIPGQAGKSNPAQTVQRPAPPPVPGMGSMPAMTANSMAGRPQATSPAAAASTPSLGPAAREAAQPAAPEVQAGPEQSTQPDQKKQPQQAPPSLAEPPKLRTAFNAAKLRAANAYTNNNR
- a CDS encoding glycosyltransferase family 4 protein; amino-acid sequence: MPHSPVRVLHIVNTLGLGGTEKAMQLFLAHLDKNRFQPAVFSPQDGPRARQIRALGVKTFIGGDLLTELQRLKPAIVHIHRAGWPETHTLRTIRLARVPVVVETNVFGRHDPSSSAEVIDHTLFVSRFCLERYARHTGISPTAHRYSVLPNPVDTDTLNAASPSKRDFTAMAAARVSRPDPGKWSRLALDFVPEVVRAIPNFRYHIVGAIPDAVNFARTKGLDRHMVFHDTLASDTDIAAFLAPVSLLAHANDTGESFGLVIAEAMACGLPVVTHPCPGMRDNAQLELVEHGVTGLVASNATEYAKAVIRLLTHPEEAQRMGRAGREKIAALCRAQTVTARLETLYQDLLARKGIPS
- a CDS encoding glycosyl transferase family 2, with the translated sequence MSVSLLATYTDAVLDFALGAPPSATPIPRPAKPSDEDIAAFVRRTLRLAEKSGADRLVLLGLGSGAIPAALKAAMPETMALTVCEMDPDAARAFLDANPDWRDSSERACVIADASPWAQLCLLALSGANAQNSATALTPDLEATDRARLQSLQRLFVSARPHQALNSALLSHVAVQAPDLSVGVILSPDEPGLDDFFGQFPDWVREVVVIWDAENIPDRAYACAAPMRHLARPLDDFATQRNHMLAHCSGDWVLYLDGDECFSQDVWSLFTALMLIKRLEACYFPRMTLYPDESRCKVGFGLWPDLQLRLFRNRPGLRFERPVHERLCGISGRTALALDAPILHLSRIRKTPEQLAAKLERFRQAGGPVHRLNSEYPHLPRTLFPEAAFISGALQTLLLEDNPA
- a CDS encoding YIP1 family protein gives rise to the protein MEILCPHCQFSREVDESKIPARSQIATCPKCQTKFKFRDLPDEEDFALENPEPSRQDDAALASDKRETLHRETDSGHDADMEPANGIEMDPAPRDEPQSMPRVEPEDAFPGLPGDDDTAGQEKHERPARDNADAEDDALWNRLNDMRPPRTGHRSDRDQPEQANSGPEPIPGWTGEFNESFPDPMDDNPTDHSVDETMGEAGPQVPPPFEQLDRYGFFPGLFLTVKLILRTPRLFFAVMPVGGGLAKPLTFTILVTMIQGLAQYFWQAAGLSTSMGAASPEAGGGAAEALMMLLFMPAIIAAGQFAITGVYHLLMIAMRADSQGFEGTFRALAYANAPLILGVFPMPGMQVEIGWMGIVAVWVLILTIIGLKYIHKASYSKVVPVALIPLLLGLIGGIMAYYSQLATI